In Cloacibacterium caeni, a single window of DNA contains:
- the uvrA gene encoding excinuclease ABC subunit UvrA — protein MSTEKEYIEIYGAREHNLKNINVKIPRNELVTITGLSGSGKSSLAFDTIFAEGQRRYIETFSAYARQFLGGLERPDVDKIEGLSPVIAIEQKTTNKNPRSTVGTVTELYDFLRLLFARVSDAYSLETGQKMVSYTEEQILETIKENYKGEKVLLLAPVIRSRKGHYHELFVQLAKKGYSQARIDGELQDIEYDLKLDRYKTHDIEVVIDRWIIGENATESRMAKSLKTALQMGDGVVMVQKLGATDYQYFSKNLMDAHSGNALPIPEPNTFSFNSPKGSCPTCKGLGTIKKINEEFLVENPNFSINQGALLPLEVLKGNKWLLTQIKNILEIFGLGLNTSFNEIPREAVDYIYYGCQKEFTADLKYAGISKKIKINFEGLVPYLSQVIEDKENYDAVVLERQFTTEETCPECNGARLQKSSLAFKIDGKNIAEINALSLLDLKDWIHEVKEKFSEKNKIIANEILKEIETRLQFLLDVGLDYLSLSRSSRTLSGGESQRIRLATQIGSQLVNVLYILDEPSIGLHQRDNERLINSLKNLRDIGNSVLVVEHDKDMILEADYVLDIGPRAGKHGGEILWQGKPKDLIKANTITADYLTGKRSIEIPKERRKGNGKFLKLKGATGNNLKNVNLEVPLGKLVVVTGISGSGKSSLINGTLYPILNKHFYRAVQEPLPYKKFEGIENIDKIVDVDQTPIGRTPRSNPATYTGMFTDIRNLFAELPESKIRGYKAGRFSFNVKGGRCETCQGGGLKVIEMNFLPDVYVHCETCNGKRFNRETLEVRYKGKSISDVLEMTIDEAVDFFQPIPKIYAKVKTLQDVGLGYITLGQQSTTLSGGEAQRIKLATELAKKQTGNTLYILDEPTTGLHFEDVKILMEAINQLVELGNSFIIIEHNLDVIKLADHIIDIGPEGGKHGGEIIATGTPEELIKSKKSLTAKFLKKEME, from the coding sequence ATGAGTACAGAAAAAGAATACATCGAAATATACGGAGCTAGAGAACACAATCTTAAAAACATCAATGTTAAAATACCTAGAAATGAATTGGTTACCATTACGGGACTTTCTGGTTCTGGGAAATCTTCTTTGGCTTTTGACACCATTTTTGCAGAAGGACAAAGACGTTATATCGAAACTTTTTCTGCCTATGCTCGTCAGTTTTTGGGCGGTTTAGAGCGTCCAGATGTAGATAAAATCGAAGGACTTTCTCCAGTAATTGCCATCGAACAAAAGACTACCAATAAAAATCCACGTTCTACAGTGGGTACCGTGACAGAATTGTATGATTTTCTACGTTTGCTTTTCGCTAGAGTTTCAGATGCTTATTCTTTGGAAACTGGTCAAAAAATGGTGAGCTACACAGAAGAACAAATTCTAGAAACCATCAAAGAAAATTATAAAGGCGAAAAAGTTTTGCTTTTAGCTCCTGTCATTCGTTCTAGAAAAGGACATTATCACGAACTTTTTGTGCAATTGGCTAAAAAAGGATATTCACAAGCCAGAATTGATGGAGAATTGCAAGATATAGAATACGATTTAAAGTTAGACCGTTACAAAACTCACGATATAGAAGTGGTAATAGACCGATGGATTATCGGCGAAAACGCTACAGAATCTAGAATGGCAAAATCTCTGAAAACGGCTTTGCAAATGGGAGATGGAGTAGTAATGGTTCAGAAGTTAGGCGCAACAGACTATCAATATTTTTCTAAAAATTTGATGGATGCACACAGCGGAAATGCGTTGCCCATTCCAGAGCCAAATACGTTTTCTTTCAACTCACCAAAGGGAAGTTGCCCAACTTGTAAAGGTCTCGGAACCATCAAAAAAATCAATGAAGAATTTTTGGTAGAAAATCCTAATTTTTCTATCAATCAAGGCGCTTTATTGCCTCTAGAAGTTTTGAAAGGTAACAAATGGCTTCTCACTCAAATTAAAAATATTTTAGAAATTTTCGGGTTAGGCTTAAATACTTCTTTCAATGAAATTCCTCGTGAAGCTGTAGATTATATTTACTATGGGTGCCAAAAAGAATTTACTGCTGACTTGAAATACGCGGGAATTTCTAAGAAAATAAAAATCAATTTTGAAGGGTTGGTTCCTTATCTCAGTCAAGTAATTGAAGATAAAGAAAACTACGACGCAGTAGTGCTTGAAAGACAATTCACCACCGAAGAAACTTGTCCAGAATGTAACGGAGCGAGACTTCAAAAAAGCAGTTTAGCTTTTAAAATTGATGGAAAAAATATTGCGGAAATCAATGCTTTGAGTTTGTTGGATTTAAAAGATTGGATACATGAAGTTAAAGAAAAATTCAGCGAAAAAAATAAAATCATTGCCAATGAAATTCTGAAAGAAATAGAAACAAGATTGCAGTTTTTATTAGACGTTGGCTTAGATTATTTGAGCTTGAGTAGAAGTTCTAGAACGCTTTCTGGTGGAGAATCTCAGAGAATTAGACTCGCTACGCAAATTGGTTCTCAACTCGTAAATGTATTGTATATTTTAGATGAACCAAGCATTGGCTTACATCAAAGAGACAACGAAAGACTCATCAATTCATTGAAAAATCTTCGTGATATTGGCAATTCTGTTCTCGTAGTAGAACATGATAAAGACATGATTTTAGAAGCCGATTACGTTCTAGATATCGGTCCTAGAGCTGGAAAACACGGCGGTGAAATTCTTTGGCAAGGAAAACCTAAAGATTTAATCAAAGCCAATACAATCACGGCAGATTATCTCACGGGAAAAAGAAGCATAGAAATCCCTAAAGAAAGAAGAAAAGGAAACGGAAAATTTCTAAAACTAAAAGGCGCAACAGGAAATAACCTGAAAAACGTAAACCTAGAAGTTCCATTAGGAAAATTGGTGGTGGTAACAGGAATTTCAGGAAGTGGAAAATCTTCTTTGATTAACGGAACGCTTTATCCAATTCTCAACAAACATTTTTACAGAGCGGTTCAAGAACCTTTGCCTTACAAAAAATTTGAAGGTATCGAAAATATCGACAAAATTGTAGATGTAGACCAAACTCCTATTGGAAGAACACCACGTTCTAATCCTGCAACTTACACCGGAATGTTCACCGATATTAGAAATCTTTTTGCAGAATTGCCAGAATCTAAAATTCGTGGTTATAAAGCAGGAAGATTTTCTTTCAATGTAAAAGGTGGAAGATGCGAAACGTGTCAAGGTGGCGGTTTAAAAGTGATTGAAATGAACTTTTTACCAGATGTTTACGTGCATTGTGAAACTTGCAACGGAAAGCGCTTCAACAGAGAAACTTTGGAAGTTCGCTACAAAGGAAAATCAATTTCTGATGTGTTGGAAATGACGATAGATGAAGCGGTAGATTTCTTCCAACCGATTCCTAAAATTTATGCAAAAGTGAAGACTTTACAGGATGTTGGTTTGGGATATATTACTTTGGGACAACAATCTACCACGTTAAGTGGAGGAGAAGCTCAACGTATAAAACTAGCAACAGAACTTGCCAAAAAACAAACAGGAAACACGCTTTATATTCTGGATGAACCTACAACAGGTTTGCATTTTGAAGATGTAAAAATCTTGATGGAAGCCATCAATCAGTTGGTAGAATTAGGCAATTCTTTTATTATTATTGAACATAATTTAGATGTCATTAAATTAGCAGATCACATTATAGACATCGGTCCAGAAGGTGGAAAACACGGTGGCGAAATCATCGCAACGGGAACTCCTGAAGAATTGATAAAATCAAAAAAA
- a CDS encoding dipeptidase encodes MSDTQSYIQQNKQRFLDELIELLKIASISADPAYNQDVLNCADAVAKHLANAGADQVEICETKGYPVVYGEKIINPELPTVLVYGHYDVQPADPLELWESGPFEPVVKKTELHPEGAIFARGSADDKGQFFMHVKAFEAMMKTNSLPCNIKFIIEGEEEVGSVSLAGFLEENKEKLSCDVILISDTHIYSNEQPTVTTGLRGLSYMEVEVEGPNRDLHSGLYGGAVPNPINVLAEMIAKLHDEEGRITIDGFYDNVEIVSAEDRAEMNKLKDNPEEFKKSIGLSGVEGETGYTTLERTSIRPTLDVNGIWGGYTGEGAKTVIPSKAFAKISMRLVPYQTDEEITEKFTKYFEKIAPASVKVKVTPHHGGKPYVLQSNTKEFQAAKKAMEKAFGKEVLPYRSGGSIPITSLFEKILGAKSVLMGFGLDSDAIHSPNEHYGLYNFYKGIESIPYFFEFYTQQ; translated from the coding sequence ATGTCGGACACACAAAGTTATATCCAACAAAACAAGCAACGTTTTCTAGACGAATTGATAGAATTATTGAAGATTGCTTCTATTTCTGCAGACCCAGCTTACAATCAAGATGTGCTCAATTGTGCTGATGCTGTGGCAAAACACCTTGCCAATGCAGGAGCAGATCAAGTAGAAATCTGCGAAACCAAAGGTTATCCTGTGGTTTATGGTGAAAAAATCATCAATCCAGAATTACCAACCGTTTTGGTTTATGGTCACTATGATGTACAACCTGCAGATCCATTAGAATTATGGGAAAGCGGACCATTTGAACCTGTGGTTAAAAAGACAGAACTTCATCCAGAAGGTGCGATTTTTGCAAGAGGAAGTGCAGATGATAAAGGCCAATTCTTTATGCACGTAAAAGCTTTTGAAGCCATGATGAAAACCAATTCTCTACCTTGTAATATTAAATTCATTATTGAAGGAGAAGAAGAAGTAGGTTCTGTAAGTTTAGCTGGATTTTTAGAAGAAAATAAAGAAAAACTTTCTTGTGATGTCATCTTAATTTCAGATACTCATATTTATTCTAACGAACAACCGACTGTGACGACTGGTCTTAGAGGTTTAAGTTATATGGAAGTAGAAGTAGAAGGTCCGAACAGAGATTTACACTCAGGATTATATGGTGGTGCTGTTCCTAACCCAATTAATGTTTTAGCAGAAATGATTGCTAAACTTCATGATGAAGAAGGAAGAATTACCATAGATGGTTTTTATGATAATGTAGAAATCGTTTCTGCGGAAGACAGAGCAGAAATGAATAAATTAAAAGACAATCCAGAAGAATTCAAAAAATCAATTGGTTTAAGCGGAGTAGAAGGTGAGACAGGTTACACTACCTTAGAGAGAACTTCTATAAGACCAACTCTTGATGTAAACGGAATTTGGGGAGGTTACACAGGTGAAGGCGCTAAAACCGTGATTCCTAGTAAAGCATTTGCTAAAATTTCTATGAGATTGGTTCCTTATCAAACAGACGAAGAAATTACTGAAAAATTCACGAAATATTTTGAAAAAATAGCTCCCGCTTCTGTTAAGGTAAAAGTTACTCCTCATCACGGTGGAAAGCCTTACGTTTTACAGAGCAATACTAAAGAATTCCAAGCGGCTAAAAAAGCTATGGAAAAAGCCTTTGGTAAAGAAGTTTTACCATATAGAAGTGGCGGAAGTATTCCTATTACTTCTCTTTTTGAGAAAATTTTGGGAGCAAAATCAGTTTTAATGGGCTTCGGTTTAGATTCTGATGCGATTCACTCGCCAAATGAACACTACGGATTGTATAATTTCTACAAAGGAATAGAAAGTATTCCATATTTCTTTGAATTTTATACTCAACAATAA
- a CDS encoding bifunctional nuclease family protein — translation MDYKQLIIRGISYSQTQSGAYALLLEHEETGVKLPVVIGNFEAQSISLGLEKDLRPPRPLTHDLFTKFVNSTHYTLESVIIYQIIDGVFFSNLNFKNTENGEELILDARTSDAVAMAVRFDAPIYTTEQVLNEAGILLEIDNNNELPEPETASESETSDLKKLSTEELQILLDDAVREEDYDTAMEIQEELKRRNKKID, via the coding sequence ATGGATTATAAACAACTAATCATACGCGGAATATCTTATAGCCAAACTCAATCTGGAGCTTATGCACTGCTTCTGGAACATGAAGAAACTGGCGTAAAACTACCTGTAGTAATTGGTAATTTTGAGGCTCAATCTATTTCTTTAGGTTTAGAAAAAGACTTGCGACCACCTCGTCCACTCACGCATGATTTATTTACCAAATTTGTAAATTCTACGCATTACACTCTAGAATCGGTAATTATTTATCAAATTATTGACGGCGTTTTCTTCTCTAATCTCAATTTTAAAAATACAGAAAACGGAGAAGAACTTATTTTAGATGCCAGAACTTCTGATGCCGTAGCAATGGCAGTACGTTTTGATGCTCCAATCTATACTACAGAACAAGTATTGAACGAAGCTGGAATTCTTCTAGAAATTGACAATAACAATGAATTGCCAGAACCTGAAACTGCTTCAGAAAGTGAAACTTCTGACCTTAAAAAACTCAGCACAGAAGAATTACAAATTTTATTAGACGATGCAGTGAGAGAAGAAGATTATGATACCGCTATGGAAATCCAAGAAGAACTCAAAAGACGAAATAAAAAAATTGACTAG
- a CDS encoding THUMP-like domain-containing protein, translating into MKLLTKEIQKYINANLNTDLHSLLLKKSPFPEVSMQELVQQIKGRKVAEKKFPFLNQENIIFPPNLNLEQASSQDTADFKKQFFKGRKFIDLTCGFGIDAYFISQNFEEITLIEQNAELLDIVKHNWEVLGRKANFINKKLEDFLTNNKEKFDLIYLDPARRDNHNRKVFLLEDLSPNIIEIQEQLSDISPEILIKLSPLIDIQHLVASLKNIYKIWIIAVKNEVKEVLVYLKKKENRPEIYCINLQSTEPEFHFNLDDEKNCQSEFSAPKKYIYIPNNSVLKSGAFNLVSEKFGLIKLHQNTHIYTSEEKIEHFPGRIFETEEINSKAIKKGEQFNIITKNFPLKPEEIKKKYKIKDGGNQYLIAVKSLSGNHFLVGKLLD; encoded by the coding sequence GTGAAACTATTAACAAAAGAAATACAAAAATATATCAATGCAAATCTAAACACAGATTTGCATTCTTTGTTATTGAAAAAATCTCCATTTCCAGAGGTTTCTATGCAAGAATTGGTTCAGCAAATCAAAGGTAGAAAAGTAGCTGAAAAAAAGTTTCCTTTTTTGAATCAAGAAAACATTATTTTTCCGCCCAATCTTAATTTAGAACAGGCTTCATCACAAGATACCGCAGACTTCAAAAAACAGTTTTTTAAAGGAAGAAAATTCATTGATTTAACGTGTGGTTTTGGAATTGACGCTTATTTTATTTCTCAGAATTTTGAAGAAATTACTTTAATAGAGCAGAATGCAGAGCTTTTAGACATCGTAAAACACAATTGGGAAGTTCTCGGAAGAAAAGCGAATTTCATCAACAAAAAATTAGAAGATTTTCTCACAAACAATAAAGAAAAATTCGATTTAATTTATCTAGATCCTGCAAGAAGAGATAACCATAACAGAAAAGTATTTCTTTTGGAGGATTTGTCGCCTAATATTATTGAAATTCAAGAGCAATTAAGTGACATTTCACCTGAAATTTTAATAAAACTGTCACCGCTGATTGATATTCAGCATTTGGTTGCTTCGCTCAAAAATATTTATAAAATATGGATTATTGCGGTCAAAAATGAAGTAAAAGAAGTTTTGGTTTATCTCAAGAAAAAAGAAAATAGGCCAGAAATTTATTGCATAAATTTACAATCTACAGAACCTGAATTTCACTTTAATTTAGATGATGAAAAAAACTGTCAATCAGAATTTTCAGCTCCTAAAAAATACATTTACATTCCAAATAATTCTGTATTAAAATCTGGAGCTTTTAATTTAGTTTCAGAGAAATTTGGTTTGATAAAATTACATCAGAACACACATATTTATACTTCCGAAGAAAAGATAGAACATTTCCCAGGAAGAATTTTTGAAACTGAAGAAATCAATTCAAAAGCGATAAAAAAGGGTGAACAATTTAATATCATCACCAAAAATTTTCCTTTAAAACCTGAAGAGATCAAGAAAAAATACAAAATAAAAGACGGCGGAAACCAATACCTTATCGCGGTAAAATCTCTTTCTGGTAATCATTTCCTAGTAGGAAAACTTCTTGATTAA
- a CDS encoding MFS transporter, whose protein sequence is MKQNIKNNPKIMKAWAFYDWANSVYSLVITSTIFPIYYSIITTAYEKSEYVTETGKWIKVPVRNMINIFGKDYQPDAVYGYSLTISFLIVVILSPILSSLADTIGNKKSFLQFFAYLGATSCMGLAMFTNMNNVFLGLLFSITASVGFWGSLVFYNSFLPDIATPDKQDALSAKGYVYGYIGSVILVVICLALIMFFADTPKEALLYTRISFLFTGAWWFGFSQYTFKHLPQFGEVKDQLPKDLVLLNLKNIFQNHKSNGGFVEVLKDNIIFYIEIVKESFRELYKVGKQLFRTANLKYFLASFFFYSVGMQTIFLMATLFGKSEINLDQGKLIMTLLLIQIEAIIGAIFFSRLSKRIGNKNVISITIILWIFACLSAYFLKKENPNVEYQFYGIAAIIGLVMGGIQSMSRSTYSRLLPKDSMDNTTYFSFYDVLEKIAIILGTFIFALLIDNYDAIRLFFLQECSFQLPTTSGMRFAALSMSVFFALGLFFIRFLKFNKISDKETL, encoded by the coding sequence ATGAAACAAAATATCAAAAACAACCCTAAAATTATGAAAGCTTGGGCTTTCTACGATTGGGCGAATTCTGTTTATTCACTGGTAATTACCTCTACCATTTTTCCTATTTATTATTCTATTATTACTACTGCTTACGAAAAAAGCGAGTACGTAACCGAAACAGGAAAATGGATAAAAGTTCCAGTGAGAAATATGATTAATATTTTCGGAAAAGATTATCAACCAGATGCAGTTTATGGCTATTCGCTTACCATTTCGTTTTTGATTGTGGTTATTCTTTCGCCGATTTTATCCTCTTTAGCAGATACCATTGGAAATAAAAAGTCTTTCTTGCAATTTTTCGCTTATTTAGGAGCCACTTCTTGTATGGGATTGGCTATGTTTACCAATATGAATAACGTCTTCTTAGGATTGCTTTTCAGTATTACTGCGAGTGTAGGTTTCTGGGGAAGTTTGGTTTTCTACAATTCCTTTTTGCCAGATATTGCTACACCAGATAAGCAAGATGCACTTTCCGCAAAAGGTTACGTTTATGGTTACATTGGTTCAGTAATTTTAGTGGTGATTTGTTTGGCTTTGATTATGTTTTTTGCGGACACCCCAAAAGAAGCACTTTTATACACTAGAATTTCATTCTTATTCACAGGAGCTTGGTGGTTTGGATTTTCTCAATACACCTTCAAACATTTACCTCAATTTGGTGAAGTAAAAGACCAATTACCAAAAGATTTAGTATTGCTGAATCTAAAAAATATTTTCCAAAATCATAAAAGTAATGGTGGCTTTGTAGAAGTTCTGAAAGACAATATTATCTTCTACATTGAAATCGTGAAAGAGAGTTTTAGAGAATTGTATAAAGTTGGTAAACAATTATTTAGAACCGCTAATCTCAAGTATTTTTTAGCAAGTTTCTTCTTTTACAGTGTAGGAATGCAGACCATTTTCCTAATGGCCACATTATTTGGAAAGAGTGAAATCAACCTAGACCAAGGAAAACTAATTATGACCTTGTTATTGATTCAAATAGAAGCCATTATTGGTGCTATTTTCTTCTCGAGATTATCCAAAAGAATAGGCAATAAAAATGTGATTAGCATTACTATTATTTTATGGATTTTTGCTTGTCTTTCTGCTTATTTCCTCAAAAAAGAAAATCCAAATGTAGAGTATCAATTTTACGGAATTGCAGCCATCATCGGTTTGGTAATGGGAGGCATTCAGTCTATGTCTCGTTCTACGTATAGTAGACTTTTACCAAAAGATTCTATGGATAATACTACGTATTTCAGTTTTTATGATGTGTTAGAAAAAATTGCAATTATTTTAGGAACATTTATTTTTGCTTTATTAATAGACAATTATGATGCAATTAGATTGTTCTTCTTACAAGAATGTTCATTCCAATTGCCTACCACTTCGGGAATGAGATTTGCAGCACTTTCCATGTCTGTTTTCTTTGCATTAGGATTGTTCTTCATTAGATTTTTGAAATTCAACAAAATATCAGACAAAGAAACTTTGTAA
- a CDS encoding acetyl-CoA C-acyltransferase translates to MKEVFIVSAARTPMGSFLGSLSSIPAPKLGAIAIKGALDKINLDAKHVQEVYMGNVLQAGEGQAPARQAALGAGLSNETPSTTINKVCASGMKAVMMASQSIKSGDQDVIVAGGMENMSQVPHYYSARNAVKLGDVKMQDGMLVDGLTDVYNKVHMGVCAEKCAAEYEFSREDQDNFAIQSYKRSAEAWASGKFKEEIVPVEIPQRKGEPIIFAEDEEYKNVNFDRIGTLPTVFQKENGTVTAANASPLNDGASALVLMSKEKMEELGLKPLAKIVSYADAAHEPEWFTTAPAKALPIALKKAGLEVSDIDFFEFNEAFSVVGLANNKILGLDESKVNVNGGAVSLGHPLGSSGARIIVTLINVLKQNNGKYGAAAICNGGGGASAIVIENL, encoded by the coding sequence ATGAAAGAAGTATTTATCGTTTCAGCAGCAAGAACACCTATGGGAAGTTTTCTAGGAAGTTTATCTAGCATTCCTGCCCCTAAATTAGGTGCTATTGCCATAAAAGGAGCGTTAGACAAAATTAATCTTGATGCAAAACACGTTCAAGAAGTTTATATGGGTAATGTTTTACAAGCTGGAGAAGGACAAGCTCCTGCTCGTCAAGCTGCATTAGGCGCTGGTTTATCAAACGAAACACCTTCTACCACAATCAATAAAGTATGTGCTTCTGGGATGAAAGCCGTAATGATGGCTTCACAATCTATTAAATCTGGCGACCAAGACGTAATTGTAGCGGGTGGAATGGAAAACATGAGCCAAGTTCCGCATTATTACAGTGCGAGAAATGCTGTAAAATTGGGAGATGTAAAAATGCAAGACGGAATGTTAGTTGACGGTTTAACAGATGTTTACAATAAAGTTCACATGGGAGTTTGTGCAGAAAAATGTGCAGCAGAATATGAATTCTCAAGAGAAGACCAAGACAACTTCGCGATTCAGTCTTATAAAAGAAGTGCAGAAGCTTGGGCTTCTGGTAAATTTAAAGAGGAAATCGTACCTGTAGAAATTCCACAGAGAAAAGGAGAACCTATTATTTTCGCAGAAGACGAAGAATATAAAAATGTAAATTTTGACAGAATTGGAACTTTGCCTACTGTTTTCCAAAAAGAAAATGGAACAGTAACTGCTGCGAATGCTTCTCCATTAAATGACGGTGCTTCTGCATTGGTTTTAATGTCAAAAGAAAAAATGGAAGAACTTGGGTTAAAACCTTTAGCAAAAATTGTTTCTTATGCAGATGCTGCACACGAACCAGAATGGTTTACAACAGCTCCTGCAAAAGCATTACCAATCGCTCTTAAAAAAGCTGGTTTAGAAGTTTCTGATATTGATTTCTTCGAGTTTAATGAAGCTTTTTCAGTAGTTGGTTTAGCCAACAATAAAATTTTAGGTTTAGACGAATCTAAGGTAAATGTAAATGGTGGTGCCGTTTCATTAGGACATCCTCTAGGAAGTTCTGGTGCAAGAATTATCGTTACTCTAATTAATGTTTTAAAACAAAACAATGGTAAATATGGTGCTGCTGCAATCTGTAATGGAGGTGGTGGTGCTTCTGCAATTGTGATTGAGAATTTATAA
- a CDS encoding electron transfer flavoprotein subunit alpha/FixB family protein produces MSIFVYTENISGAYKKAALEAVSYAKTVADMSGTDVVAVSINPTDAADVLYKYGASKVVTLKSDALKSFNPKAYAEALATVVDGVVVFPHSTDASSVAPMLAVIKNASLLTNVVSAPVAVSPFEAKRKSFSGKAFMDAKAHGENVVVTVSQNSFGVKENPVAGSEEVKEVSVSAEGLTVVNQEKSSGKLDLKEAEVVVSAGRGMKGPENWGMIEELANVLGAATACSKPVSDIGWRSHSEHVGQTGKAIAPNLYIAVGISGAIQHLAGVNSSKTIVVINNDAEAPFFKSADYGVVGDAFQIIPALTEKIKALKGH; encoded by the coding sequence ATGTCAATTTTTGTATATACCGAAAATATTTCAGGAGCATATAAAAAAGCGGCTCTAGAAGCTGTTTCTTACGCAAAAACAGTTGCAGATATGTCTGGAACTGATGTAGTAGCGGTAAGCATTAATCCTACAGATGCTGCAGATGTTCTTTACAAATACGGAGCTTCTAAAGTGGTTACTCTAAAAAGTGACGCACTTAAAAGTTTCAACCCAAAAGCTTATGCAGAAGCTCTTGCTACTGTAGTAGATGGAGTGGTAGTTTTCCCGCATTCTACAGATGCTAGTTCTGTAGCTCCTATGCTTGCTGTGATTAAAAACGCTTCATTATTAACCAATGTAGTTTCTGCTCCAGTTGCTGTTTCTCCATTCGAAGCGAAGAGAAAATCTTTCTCTGGAAAAGCTTTTATGGATGCTAAAGCTCATGGCGAAAATGTAGTGGTTACTGTTTCTCAAAACTCTTTTGGAGTAAAAGAAAATCCAGTAGCAGGTTCTGAAGAAGTAAAAGAAGTTTCTGTTTCTGCAGAAGGTCTTACTGTGGTGAACCAAGAAAAATCTTCAGGAAAATTAGACCTTAAAGAAGCAGAAGTAGTAGTTTCTGCAGGTAGAGGAATGAAAGGCCCTGAAAACTGGGGAATGATTGAAGAATTAGCTAATGTTTTAGGTGCAGCTACTGCTTGTTCTAAACCAGTTTCTGATATCGGTTGGAGATCTCACTCAGAACACGTAGGACAAACCGGTAAAGCCATCGCTCCTAATTTATACATAGCAGTAGGTATTTCTGGTGCTATTCAGCACTTGGCTGGTGTAAACTCTTCTAAAACCATCGTAGTGATTAATAATGATGCAGAAGCGCCATTCTTTAAATCTGCTGATTATGGAGTAGTAGGAGATGCTTTCCAAATTATTCCTGCACTTACAGAAAAAATTAAAGCATTAAAAGGACACTAA
- a CDS encoding electron transfer flavoprotein subunit beta/FixA family protein, giving the protein MKILVCISSVPDTTSKINFTADKSAFDKNGIQWVINPYDEFALTKAVKLQESQGATVTIATVGDAATEAVMRKALAIGANDAIRVNAEPKDSITVAKELAKIVEEGGYDLVLCGKESIDYNGAAVPAMIAQLLNRPFVNACVGLEVNGAEATAVREIEGGKETLTVKIPAVIAGQKGMVEEKDLIIPNMRGIMSARTKPLTVKEPTETDVKVSAVSFDAVQARAQVKLVSADNLDELVRLLHEEAKVI; this is encoded by the coding sequence ATGAAAATATTAGTTTGTATTAGTAGTGTTCCAGATACTACTTCTAAAATTAACTTTACTGCAGATAAATCTGCTTTTGACAAAAACGGAATTCAGTGGGTAATTAATCCTTACGACGAATTTGCTCTTACAAAAGCTGTAAAATTACAAGAATCTCAAGGCGCTACAGTGACCATCGCTACTGTAGGTGACGCTGCTACTGAAGCTGTAATGAGAAAAGCTCTTGCTATTGGTGCAAATGACGCAATAAGAGTAAACGCTGAACCAAAAGACAGCATTACCGTAGCTAAAGAATTGGCAAAAATTGTAGAAGAAGGTGGTTATGACTTGGTACTTTGCGGTAAAGAATCTATTGATTATAATGGTGCTGCAGTTCCAGCAATGATTGCTCAATTACTTAATAGACCTTTCGTAAACGCTTGCGTAGGTTTAGAAGTAAACGGTGCAGAAGCTACTGCAGTAAGAGAAATTGAAGGAGGAAAAGAAACTTTAACTGTAAAAATTCCTGCTGTAATCGCTGGTCAAAAAGGTATGGTAGAAGAAAAAGACCTTATCATTCCTAACATGAGAGGAATTATGTCTGCTAGAACTAAACCTTTAACCGTAAAAGAACCAACTGAAACAGATGTTAAAGTAAGTGCAGTATCTTTTGATGCTGTTCAGGCAAGAGCTCAAGTAAAACTAGTTTCTGCGGATAATCTAGATGAATTGGTAAGATTACTTCACGAAGAAGCAAAAGTTATTTAA